In Patescibacteria group bacterium, one genomic interval encodes:
- a CDS encoding ComEC family competence protein: MLPKYKIFLIFCLAFILGIALASFLKISFFVCCVIFLFSLIFLIFVWPKKKIRIFSLALFFFLFGLLRYYLSWPKTTPDRIQFYNNEKVIFEGVVKKAEERIDKRELAVEAKRLIVDNQLKKIKGQVLIFVPLYSSYQYGDRLEVECQLNEPKPIEKFAYHEYLARYNIYSTCWPKTIKILERNQGNPIMAQIFKIKEKIKLAIDQNFTEPEGSIFSTLLLGLKKEVPQKMREVFSKTGIAHILAVSGLHVMTMTKILFIFCLSFFFLKRQNVFWLISLMLIFYVVLTGGAASAVRAGIMGFLLLLAEKAGRRKGGLNLIVFAAALMLLFNPKLLKNDLGFQLSYLGIFGIHYLSEVFYHVFKFLPDKIINIRQALATTFSAQIFVFPLVIYYWGNLSLGAPLANLLVLNILPYLMAFGFLFAFCVLIFHPLAKILFFLPWSIIFFLNKILTLFSQIPLFSINFGQIHFLIIIILYLAIFYFTWSIRKHYLTKYF, from the coding sequence ATGTTACCCAAATATAAAATTTTTTTGATTTTTTGTTTGGCTTTCATTTTGGGCATTGCTTTAGCCTCTTTTTTAAAAATCTCTTTTTTTGTTTGTTGTGTTATTTTTCTGTTTAGTCTTATTTTTTTAATTTTTGTTTGGCCAAAGAAAAAAATAAGAATTTTTAGTCTGGCTTTATTCTTTTTTCTTTTTGGTCTTTTAAGATATTATTTAAGTTGGCCAAAAACAACACCAGACAGGATTCAGTTTTATAATAATGAAAAAGTTATTTTTGAAGGCGTCGTTAAAAAAGCCGAAGAGAGGATTGACAAAAGAGAATTAGCGGTAGAAGCAAAAAGATTAATTGTAGATAATCAATTAAAAAAAATTAAAGGCCAGGTTTTAATTTTCGTCCCCCTTTATTCTTCCTACCAATATGGCGATCGATTAGAAGTTGAGTGTCAATTAAACGAACCAAAACCAATAGAAAAATTTGCTTATCACGAATATCTAGCGCGCTACAACATCTACTCCACCTGTTGGCCAAAAACAATTAAAATTTTAGAGAGAAATCAGGGCAACCCAATTATGGCTCAAATCTTTAAAATCAAAGAAAAAATTAAATTGGCTATTGACCAAAACTTTACCGAACCAGAGGGAAGCATCTTTTCTACATTGCTTTTGGGTCTTAAAAAAGAAGTGCCACAAAAAATGCGGGAGGTTTTTTCAAAGACCGGCATAGCTCATATTTTAGCTGTTTCTGGTCTTCATGTGATGACAATGACAAAAATTCTTTTCATTTTTTGTCTTTCATTTTTCTTTTTGAAACGCCAAAATGTTTTTTGGCTTATTTCTTTGATGTTGATTTTTTATGTTGTTTTAACTGGAGGTGCGGCTTCAGCAGTTAGGGCGGGGATTATGGGATTTCTCCTACTTTTAGCAGAAAAAGCTGGTCGGCGTAAGGGTGGCTTAAATTTAATTGTTTTCGCCGCCGCTTTAATGCTTCTTTTCAATCCCAAATTATTAAAAAACGATCTTGGTTTTCAACTTTCCTATTTAGGCATTTTTGGTATTCATTATTTGTCAGAAGTTTTTTACCACGTCTTTAAATTTTTACCAGACAAAATTATCAATATTCGTCAAGCTTTGGCCACAACTTTTTCCGCTCAGATTTTTGTTTTTCCTTTGGTTATATACTATTGGGGCAATCTTTCTTTGGGCGCTCCTCTAGCCAATCTTTTAGTTTTAAATATTTTGCCCTATTTAATGGCCTTTGGTTTTTTATTTGCCTTTTGTGTTTTGATCTTTCATCCTTTAGCAAAAATTTTATTTTTTCTTCCTTGGTCGATTATCTTTTTTCTTAATAAAATTTTAACTCTATTTTCTCAAATTCCTCTTTTTTCTATTAATTTTGGCCAAATTCATTTTCTCATTATAATTATTCTTTATTTAGCTATTTTCTATTTTACTTGGTCAATAAGAAAACATTACCTAACTAAATATTTTTAA
- a CDS encoding VanZ family protein produces MIGRVDKVCRFGQGYGFGYYLKPADQKMLYQRYGWERIKYNLRNFFQFWFQPPLGKKFSNLKEFLVLDVPPSNLIFNILHFFAFLIFTLLLVYLLRLSIGLAFLIGLFFNFFHEYVAEGICLDPSFNDLWTNTLGLLVGMLLSAIVTKKKNKFL; encoded by the coding sequence GTGATTGGCAGGGTTGATAAAGTTTGTCGATTTGGTCAAGGTTATGGCTTTGGTTATTATTTAAAGCCTGCTGATCAAAAAATGCTTTATCAGCGATATGGCTGGGAAAGGATTAAATACAATTTGCGGAATTTTTTTCAATTCTGGTTTCAGCCACCCCTCGGTAAAAAATTTTCTAATTTAAAAGAATTTCTAGTCCTTGACGTTCCACCTTCGAACCTGATTTTTAATATTCTTCATTTTTTTGCTTTTTTAATTTTTACCCTTTTGCTTGTTTATCTCTTACGTCTATCGATTGGTTTGGCTTTTTTAATTGGCTTATTTTTTAATTTTTTTCATGAATATGTTGCTGAGGGTATTTGTTTGGACCCTTCTTTTAATGATTTATGGACAAATACATTAGGACTCTTGGTCGGCATGCTTTTGTCAGCGATTGTTACTAAGAAAAAAAATAAATTTCTTTAG